The DNA window TGAACAGTTTGCTAAGTTCTAAAGCTGATTTACGAGCTCTTGTACCAGCTGCTTTGTTCCCTTTTTCCGCTTGTTGGTTTGCCTCAGTTGTGAACGCTTCGAATTCTGCGTTGATTTTTTCAATTAGTTCTTTCATTTATTTAAAAATTTAGGCTGCAAATATAGGTTTTATGGCGATTCCAGCCTAATTGTGCCAGAAAAAAAATGATAATTAATTGAAAATAACTCACAAATAATGGATTTAATTTAAAATGAAAAATAAAATTGAGATTATACCATAAACCCTGCATAGATCAACATTCCAGCAACAAAAAATACGTAACAACAAGTATATTAGAACTATAGATTTTATTTCCACTTAACTTCAGGCCAAATTCGTATGACAAATGTTCAGACATTTTCTTATTTCCATGATTATTTTTCTACTCTACATCTATTCCCAAAATAAAATAGCCTAAAACGAGTTTTAACATCAAAATCTTGGGTAAAACGGATTAAAATGAAGATTCATCATCGTTAAAGCAGAAGTTCATAAGCTTTTCTTCCGGCTTTTTCCAATAAGCGTAAACTTTCAGGAGTAATTCTTTCAGCAAAAACAATCCGGAAATGATGATTATATCGGTTTGTGAATGAAAATGTATCTCCCGGAGTAAATAGAACTCCCCTATTTTCGCAATACTCATAAAATTCTTTCATATCGATATTTTCCGGAAGTTGTCCCCAGATGCTGTATCCACCTTGCGGCCTATGAAAATAAGCCCCTTCCGGGAAGCATTTCCTTAAGTGATCTAAAAGTTGAAAGGCCTGTTGATTCAATTTTTTCCGGAAGGAACGAAGATGTCTTTCATAACTGTTTCCTTCTAACAGCTTAAGGATAAGTTCCTGGTAGATGGGTGAAACGGATCGCCCTAAAATAAATTTCGACTTTTCCGCCTTGGAATAAAAATTACCTGCATGCAACCATCCTAAACGAATACCAGGTGCTAGTGTCTTCGAAAATGACGAGTAGGTGATCACCAATCCTTTTTTATCAAAACTTTTGATACAACGCGGTCTTTTCTCATTAAAATAAAGATCAGAATACATATCATTCTCGATAATACACAATTGATACATCCCGGCAATCTTCAATAATTCTTTTTTGACTTCATCGCTCATCACAATGCCGGTAGGATTATGAAAATTTGGAGTAACCACAAGTGCCCGGATACCATTTTCAGCACATACTTCACGAAAATATTCAAGATCAAAACCACTTCGGTAATGCACAGGAATTTCAACTACTCTGAGATTCAGATTGACAAGAACTTCCAACACTGAAAATACACATGGGCTTTCTACAGCGACCACATCTCCTGCTTTCGTTACAGACTGCAATGCAATGGTCAATGCCTGCAAAGCACCATCTGTAATAATCAGCTCATCAGGATTGAAAGCACAACCATTCATTCTCATCTGTTTTGCAATAAGCTTTCTCAATGGTTCCAGGCCATTAGAAGGATAATACCGGAGAAGCGAAGCTCCTTTCTCACGAATAACCTCCTGCATAGTCCGGAGTATCAGCTTTTGAGGCATCAGTAAGTCACCTGGTATTGCTGTATTAAAAGAACTGGGTTCCGAAGATCTTTTGGAAGTCAGCTTAATATTGTTTATAAATACCTCATCTCTCATTACGGCCGGAAGTAGAGTCTTCGTCTCAGGAATACTCTCGTCTTCTCTTTCAAGTACAAAATAACCGGAACGCGGGCTGCTTTCAATCAATCCCTTAATCATCAGATATTCAAAACCGCTCTGCACAGAGCTTGTGCTCAGCTGGTATCTTTTTTTAATTTCTCTCACTGATGGCAATCGATCTTTAGCCTGTAAAATACCTTTACAGATTTGCTCTTCAATAACCGTCGTAAAGACTTCGTATTTATATGATTTCATGGTAACACAATAAACTGTACCGAACAAATTTACAAAATACAGAACTGTACCGATCAATTTTTTACAAACTGTACCCCTTCTGAATGGATTAATCTTATAATTTTGAATAAAAAAAGACTCATGGATATCATTTCAAAGTTTACAGTAGGTTCTGAAGAGGGAATTTCTGATCTTATAACCATTATTGATTCTTCAACGTATAGCCTTCACAAGGATTTTGTTTCTGAAGACAAGATTCAAAATTATATTAAAAACGAAATAGACCCCAGAAAGATGATCAATGATCTGAATGATCTTTCTAACCAACTTATTATGACCTATGCAGATCAACGTCCTGTAGGGTACAGCATTTTAAGAAGTGGATCCATTTATTCCGGACTACCTGATGGAAAAAGAGCAACAGAAATAAGTTTTGTTATTCTTCCCGAATTCGATACCCAGGAAATCAGACAGTCCCTTTGGAAAAAATCCAGATCCGCCGCGAGTTTTACCGATATAATCTGGATTAATATGCTAGCCCATGACCCACTTTTTGACTTTTTTAAAGAATCCGGTTTTACAGTGGCTATTGATAGTCAGGCCGGACCTTTTCAACTTCCATCGCATATTTTAACATTGGAGATTAATAAAAGTTAACAACAGTTGCATGATCAATTCAGAATAAAGTTATTTCATTATCTTTGATTTTTATAACTTTGCATCATGAGTGATCAACTGGAAACGATACAGGATTATTATAAACGCATTCGTCAGGATCAGATTAAAATGTTTGATTCTGATGATTTTGAAACAGGAAAATCCCATTTCAACATTTCAATGCGGAAATATTGCAGCTTTAAGAGTCCTTACAATCGACGGGATTATTATAAAATCAGCTTTATCATAGGAAAAGGCACCATTCAGTATGGATCTCATGAACTGTACATTGACCGGCCGGCCTTATTTTTCCCCTCACCAAGTATTCCCTATTCATGGGAGTGTGACGGTGATTTTCAGGAAGGATATTTTTGTCTTTTCAATCAGGAGTTTTTTTATGGAAATTCTGAATTTAATTTGTTTAAAAAAACTTCCCTATTTAAAGAATGGAGTAAACCCATCGTTTTTTTAACGGAAGAACAAACCCAACTGGCAACCCTGTATTTTGAACAGATGTACAAAATGAATAATTCAACGTATCCCTTCCGTTGCAGCAGTATTAAAAGTCATCTTGCATCGGTGTTTCATCTCGCGCTGGAAAACCGCGTAGACGACATCAACCCCAACGAACTCCCTGCCAACATCCGTTTATATAGGCTATTTGACGAGCTTCTCAATAAGCAATTCCCTCTTGATTCACCGGCGTATCCTTTAGCTTTAAAAACTCCGGCTGATTTCGCAGAACACCTCAGTGTACATGTTAATCATTTGAATTCATCGGTAAAATCCGTTACGAATCTGACGACAACACAAATCATTAAAGAAAGAATGTTTGAAGAGTCTAAAAACCTACTGAAATATACCAACTGGGATATTGCTGAAATTGGATATACACTGGGATTTGATCAGCCTTCCCACTTCAATAACTTCTTTAAAAAACATGCTGATGTATCCCCTTTGAAATTTAAAAACGCCTTATAAATCTTTGAATTTTGTAATTTTTACTTTGTCTTTTAAAATCCGTTTTGGATATTCTTGAAGTACTTTTGTAAGGTAAAAAAATGAATGAATATGTTGAGAGAAGCATCTGAGCAGCGCATCAGATTAATAACCATTATGGCATTTGTGTCTATCCCACTTTCCGGGTTTGTCACAGATATTTATTTGCCTTCGTTTCCATCTATGGCCAGAGAGTTGTCGGTTTCTGAAAAGGATATTCAGATTACTTTAACGT is part of the Chryseobacterium lactis genome and encodes:
- a CDS encoding histone H1, with amino-acid sequence MKELIEKINAEFEAFTTEANQQAEKGNKAAGTRARKSALELSKLFKEFRKVSVEEAKK
- a CDS encoding aminotransferase-like domain-containing protein, which codes for MKSYKYEVFTTVIEEQICKGILQAKDRLPSVREIKKRYQLSTSSVQSGFEYLMIKGLIESSPRSGYFVLEREDESIPETKTLLPAVMRDEVFINNIKLTSKRSSEPSSFNTAIPGDLLMPQKLILRTMQEVIREKGASLLRYYPSNGLEPLRKLIAKQMRMNGCAFNPDELIITDGALQALTIALQSVTKAGDVVAVESPCVFSVLEVLVNLNLRVVEIPVHYRSGFDLEYFREVCAENGIRALVVTPNFHNPTGIVMSDEVKKELLKIAGMYQLCIIENDMYSDLYFNEKRPRCIKSFDKKGLVITYSSFSKTLAPGIRLGWLHAGNFYSKAEKSKFILGRSVSPIYQELILKLLEGNSYERHLRSFRKKLNQQAFQLLDHLRKCFPEGAYFHRPQGGYSIWGQLPENIDMKEFYEYCENRGVLFTPGDTFSFTNRYNHHFRIVFAERITPESLRLLEKAGRKAYELLL
- a CDS encoding helix-turn-helix domain-containing protein, with amino-acid sequence MSDQLETIQDYYKRIRQDQIKMFDSDDFETGKSHFNISMRKYCSFKSPYNRRDYYKISFIIGKGTIQYGSHELYIDRPALFFPSPSIPYSWECDGDFQEGYFCLFNQEFFYGNSEFNLFKKTSLFKEWSKPIVFLTEEQTQLATLYFEQMYKMNNSTYPFRCSSIKSHLASVFHLALENRVDDINPNELPANIRLYRLFDELLNKQFPLDSPAYPLALKTPADFAEHLSVHVNHLNSSVKSVTNLTTTQIIKERMFEESKNLLKYTNWDIAEIGYTLGFDQPSHFNNFFKKHADVSPLKFKNAL